The segment GTGTGACCATGATCTGTGTTGTGTAATTTAATATTCAGGATTATGTATTCAGCATTATGCAGATGAGGTGTGACCATGATCTGTGTTGTGTAATAAACCTTACAGCTGATGGTAGCAGCTCCGTAGTCTCCTCCTCTGGACAGTTCAAACTTCACACAGACACTTCTCTGGTTGAGGTCATCCTGGTCACATTAAAAGGTTAATGATAAGATATAATGATATAATCTAATGATAACTGGGATGAAACCAGCTAGACAAACTATGTCTATTGCCTTCCACCTCAGACTCTGCAATCACCCGCCAATCACTGACAGGGACCTTGCTATCTGGGActcttgggacgtccctaccccattgaagtttacatttacgccatttagcagacgctctgatccagagctGCTTACAGGAGTAGTTAGGGTCAATGACATATCTTTTCTTCAACTAGTCAGCTTGGGGGTTTGAACCAGCAACgtttcagttactgtcccaacgctctgaacctctaggctacctgccacccccgtTTAAATGTAAgatggttaggtaagggttaaggttcagggtagggacgtcccaacgCTCtgaacctctaggctacctgccaccccgttTAAATGTAAgatggttaggtaagggttaaggttcagggtagggacgtcccaacgCTCtgaacctctaggctacctgccacccccgtTTAAATGTAAgatggttaggtaagggttaaggtttagggtagggacgtcccaagtaATGAcagccacaccggcagtcatgagtcaggACCACAGTCAAATTTCACATGACCGCTGAGTCACCGTAATCTCCTCCAACGGGCTCTGTACATGAATGGCGCTGATGtattggtagtacccaacttgctAATGACAGgacctaatggcctggtactcagggctctattgtccttccatcaggtcctaatggcctggtactcagggctctatcgtccctccatcaggtcctaatggcctggtactcagggctctatcgtccctccatcaggtcctaatggcctggtactcagggctctatcgtccctccatcaggtcctaatggcctggtactcagggctctatcgtccctccatcaggtcctaatggcctggtactcagggctctatcgtccctccatcaggtcctaatggcctggtactcagggctctatcgtCCCTCCATCAGgacctaatggcctggtactcagggctctattgtccctccatcaggtcctaatggcctggtactcaggactCTATCGTCCCTCCATccggtcctaatggtctggtactcagggctctattgtccctccatcaggtcctaatggcctggtactcagggctctattgtccctccatcaggtcctaatggcctggtactcagggctctatcgtCCCTCCATCAGgacgctaatggcctggtactcagggctctatcgtccctccatcaggtcctaatggcctggtactcagggctctattgtccctccatcaggtcctaatggcctggtactcagggctctatcgtccctccatcaggtcctaatggcctggtactcagggctctattgtccctccatcaggtcctaatggcctggtactcagggctctatcgtccctccatcaggtcctaatggcctggtactcagggctctatcgtCCCTCCATCAGgacctaatggcctggtactcagggctctattgtccctccatcaggtcctaatggcctggtactcagggctctatcgtCCCTCCATCAGGACCTAATGGCCTGGTAGTCAGGGCTCTatcgtccctccatcaggtcctaatggcctggtagtCAGGGCTCTatcgtccctccatcaggtcctaatggcctggtactcagggctctattgtccctccatcaggtcctaatggcctggtactcagggctctattgtccctccatcaggtcctaatggcctggtactcagggctctattgtccctccatcaggtcctaatggcctggtactcatggctctattgtccctccatcaggtcctaatggcctggtactcagggctctattgtccctccatcaggtcctaatggcctggtactcagggctctattgtccctccatcaggtcctaatggcctggtactcagggctctattgtccctccatcaggtcctaatggcctggtactcagggctctattgtccctccatcaggtcttaatggcctggtactcagggctctattgtccctccatcaggtcttaatggcctggtactcagggttctattgtccctccatcaggtcctaatggcctggtactcagggctctattgtccctccatcaggtcctaatggcctggtactcagggctctattgtccctccatcagggcctaatgtcctggtactcagggctctattgtccctccatcaggtcctaatggcctggtactcagggatctattgtccctccatcaggtcctaatggcctggtactcagggctctattgtcccagtaatcactctgacatcaatgcaaatgcaatctaAAAATCGCATCAAACCCTTGTCAACAGTATCATACTTTTAAAATTCGATTCAGCTACATTGTTTGACCTCTCTGtgattgatcaatttgaagaaataACTTCAACAGGTTGAAattgagtggaaaacatggtcatCGGATGTTGTTTCAAAGGCAAACAACTAAATGGACAGCCTTTCTAAGGTGATCATTCATTCAAAGCATTTAAGATGCTGCATGTAGAACAGCAACCTGAATATTAGACCTGAGACATACTCCTGGGCCTATACATGAGCCCAAGCTGAGACATACTCCTGGGCCTATACATGAGCCCAAGCTGAGACATACTCCTCAGCCTATACATGAGCCCAAGCTGAGACATACTCCTGGGCCTATACATGAGCCCAAGCTGAGACATACTCCTGGGCCTATACATGAGCCCAAGCTGAGACATACTCCTGGGCCTATACATGAGCCCAAGCTGAGACATACTCCTGGGCCTATACATGAGCCCAAGCTGAGACATACTCCTGGGCCTATACATGAGCCCAAGCTGAGACATACTCCTCAGCCTATACATGAGCCCAAGCTGAGACATACTCCTCAGCCTATACATGAGCCCAAGCTGAGACATACTCCTGGGCCTATACATGAGCCCAAGCTGAGACATACTCCTGGGCCTATACATGAGCCCAAGCTGAGACATACTCCTGGGCCTATACATGAGCCCAAGCTGAGACATACTCCTGGGCCTATACATGAGCCCAAGCTGAGACATACTCCTGGGCCTATACATGAGCCCAAGCTGAGACATACTCCTGGGCCTATACATGAGCCCAAGCTGAGACATACTCCTGGGCCTATACATGAGCCCAAGCTGAGACATACTCCTGGGCCTATACATGAGCCCAAGCTGAGACATACTCCTGGGCCTATACATGAGCCCAAGCTGAGACATACTCCTGGGCCTATACATGAGCCCAAGCTGAGACATACTCCTGGGCCTATACATGAGCCCAAGCTGAGACATACTCCTGGGCCTATACATGAGCCCAAGCTGAGACATACTCCTGGGCCTATACATGAGCCCAAGCTGAGACATACTCCTCAGCCTATACATGAGCCCAAGCTGAGACATACTCCTGGGCCTATACATGAGCCCAAGCTGAGACATACTCCTGGGCCTATACATGAGCCCAAGCTGAGACATACTCCTGGGCCTATACATGAGCCCAAGCTGAGACATACTCCTGGGCCTATACATGAGCCCAAGCTGAGACATACTCCTCAGCCTATACATGAGCCCAAGCTGAGACATACTCCTGGGCCTATACATGAGCCCAAGCTGAGACATACTCCTCAGCCTATACATGAGCCCAAGCTGAGACATACTCCTGGGCCTATACATGAGCCCAAGCTGAGACATACTCCTGGGCCTATACATGAGCCCAAGCTGAGACATACTCCTCAGCCTATACATGAGCCCAAGCTGAGACATACTCCTCAGCCTATACATGAGCCCAAGCTGAGACATACTCCTCAGCCTATACATGAGCCCAAGCTGAGACATACTCCTGGGCCTATACATGAGCCCAAGCTGAGACATACTCCTCAGCCTATACATGAGCCCAAGCTGAGACATACTCCTCAGCCTATACATGAGCCCAAGCTGAGACATACTCCTCAGCCTATACATGAGCCCAAGCCCCCCCAAAATGACAGGATTTTATAAAATGATTGTGCTGTTATACAatagcctaccgcatattacacttggcagaaaaacataaaaatgctattctgttcttctgaaatacattttcttcatatcatgtttctttagacctgaaaTAAATTATAGctgtattgtgatggtgtatattaaatggatttagaCTTTTCTTTAAAAAGGTGCGCATCAGCGGCTTGtatggaggcctggagatgctaaatgtgtttatgttaattaaaggtcaattaccgtgagagcAGCAGTCATTTGCATGACAGTTACCAGTTGACAAAATGTaatgactgccacagccctagtcCCAAGGATTCCGGATAGCACTAAGCCCACTCACACTGTGAGCAATCACTCACTTATCTAGCCTTGTTGGTGCTCAAAGTACcttctgaatgctgccccctaaaGGTGGGATGTTATAATGGAAAACTGACAAACGGAATTCCTAACAATAACATATTGCAATAAAAACAAAACTGAATCAAAAATGGTCATTAAATAATGATTTCTTTTTcacttaacccttattttaccagatcAGTTAACTGAGAACACACTCATTTCCAGCAACGGCCTGGGGAACATTTacaggggagaggatagagggagggggatgaatgagccaatggAAAAAATAAAGACCAAACTTACTGTTTCATTCATTACTTTTATCAGGTGGCTGGTTTCTGAGTAATAAGCAAAGAGTCTGGCAACACCTACAGTCAGATGAGGAGGTGTAAGAGGAAgaagtagagggagaggaggaggtgaggagatggaggaagaggaggtggatgagggagaggaggaggtgaggagatggaggaagaggaggtggatgagggagaggaggtgaggagatggaggaagaagaggtggatgagggagaggaggaggtgaggagatggaggaagaagaggtggatgagggagaggaggaggtgaggagatggatgagggagaggaggaggtgaggagatggaggaacaggagggagaggaggaggtataaGAGGAAGaagtagaggaagaggaggaggtgaggagatggaggaacaggagggagaggaggaggtgtaagAGGAAGaagtagaggaagaggaggaggtgaggagatggaggaagaagaggtggatgagggagaggaggaggtgggtgagggagaggaggaagagaagggagaggaggaggtgaggagatggaggaagaggagatggatgagggagaggaggtggatgagggagaggaggaagagaagggagaggaggtgaggagatggaggaagaagaggtggatgagggagaggaggaggtgaggagatggaggaagaggaggtggaagagggagaggaggaggtgggtgaggagatggaggaaaaggagggagaggagggtgatgagggacaggaggaggtgggtgaggagaaggagggagaggagggagaggaggaagagaagggagaggaggaggtgggtgAGGAGTTGGTAGAAGAAACATAGACATATGATATAATACCCATAGACATATGATATAATACCCATAGACATATGATATAATACCCATAGACATATGATATAATACCCATAGACATATGATATAATACCCATAGACATATGATATAATACCCATAGACATATGATATAATACCCATAGACATATGATATAATACCCATAGACATATGATATAATACCCATAGACATATGATATAATACCCATAGACATATGATATAATACCCATAGACATATGATATAATAGTGTTCTGTTTAAATATGTGGTGTTACCCATATCATCCAGTGATGCCAGCAGGTAGGCCATCTCCCCCAGACAGGTGATGTGAAGAGAGGTGATCTCTACCTGGTCCTCCTGCCATACTGGCACACagtagggagaggaagaggaggagataccCTGGGGCTGAGCCATAACAGACAGGCCGTGGGGGTGACCCAGGAAGATGTACCTGCCATCCTCAGAGCAGGCCATGCAGTTGGTCCTCACAGGGAGCTGGGAACAAACACAGGATATGTGTTGGGCTATCATGTGGTGGACATGGGGTTTATGCATCAAGTTTATGCATCATCATTTCAATAACATAACATTCGTTTTATAAGGCTAAAAGAAAATACATGAGGAAATATATGGGTTAGTACCTTTACGTCCCCTGAGACCTGCATAATGGGTATAGTTGTATTAGCTTGCTCTGTGACCCTGACAGTTTCTCTCTCTGAGATGAAGTCCCATGCCCTGTCTACCAGTCTGTCCAGGACCTTGTCTATCATTCTGAACGGCTGGGGGAGCTGGTCCTGGACTTGATCCGGGTCACTCAGGAACAACTCCTCCTCGTCATCACCCCGGCCGCTGTCGGAGGGCTCGGGGATATCTGCAGGCCCTTTCCTGATGTATACTGGCATCCTGCGGAGAAACCGGATATGTCGTAACGTCATCAATACCTGGGAAGGTTAAATACTGAAGTCATCATACCCCTTTtgatcaatcaaccaatcaagaGTGTTCTGCCTTAACACTGAATGGAAAGTTTTCCTACCCGAGTTGCTAGCTAGTGTTGTTTGTCTCgttattagctaacgttacgttagcATCAGTGGCATTGGAAAGAAACATTGTAAGCTTTGCACACAGACTTTTCTCAAAACTCTTCTGACAAGAGACACAGAACTACTTGCTAGTTAATATACTGTCGACACAAAAGAAAATGACATTTGGCTTCATTGCTCACTTTGAAGTTACTATTACCTTTCACGTCAGAAATTGGCTAACCAAAGCCTAATCCCGTCCTTGACATATGATCTTTGCTAAATTGGATCTTTGGGACATACCCAATGGAAGttgaaaatgatcccgtaaagcACTGACCTAGCAACACATTTTCTTCCGGTGAGTTGTGTAGTGTCGTCATGACAACAACGCCTCCCTTTACGCTGCTTCTTGTAACCAACAGCACTCAAGCTAATTGGCTACGGTGAGAGTTAACgccgaggtaaagacagtttcaggttggatattcgacggatattcgcctgtagttttccttacgtccaccaacagcagttagggaccgtcaacatagtgacaaatcacatttttcaaatttcaatagctctttaaccaTTACTCCTAACACTTTCAAAACGGGTTGTAGCTAACCCGatggcatagacacacattgcacaccctaGTTTGTCCATCTTCATCTCACatgattttacatgaatttttgaaaatgtaaaatttcaatagctccttggtcatgtgacgtAATGTCCGCTGACTACCCTTCTATTTTCCACACTCTTGTTTGTGTACTGTAAAATCATGCAGTGTAACGTACATTTTTCATAGTTTCAAATTTGCAATAGCCCCTTGTCAATTACACACCTAAGAAGCATGCAGTGGATATACACCCATATTGCGTAACCTCTAGTCATGCATCTTCTATGTTGTTGGACATTAATATTAGTTTGACAATTAGAGGGTTCAGTCCAGTGTTTATCCTTTTCTTTAATATTTATCTACAATAATTAGTAGTTCTAAGTACTTATTTTCCCTGGTTGTTTTTTTGCCAGAGTATTTAACAGCGGTACACAATAAataggacagagacagataatATCTCCTTTCATCGTTAATATCAACCATAAAGGAAAAGGGCAAAGTACGAGAGTCATGCTAATAATTGTCCAAAGCAGGGATGTAGAGTGAGCTGGTGAGGTAGGCTGCAGTGGGTTTGCTGGTCAATACATATACTGAGCAGGGATGGAGAGGAAGCTAGTGAGGTAGGCTGGtcaatacatatactgaacagggatggagagggagctggtgaggtaggctggtcaatacatatactgaacagggatggagagggagctggtgaggtaggctggtcaatacatatactgaacagggatggagagggagctggtgaggtaggctggtcaatacatatactgaacagggatggagagggagctggtgaggtaggctggtcaatacatatactgaacagggatggagagggagctggtgaggtaggctggtcaatacatatactgaacagggatggagagggagctggtgaggtaggctggtcaatacatatactgaacagggatggagagggagctggtgaggtaggctggtcaatacatatactgaacagggatggagagggagctggtgaggtaggctggtcaatacatatactgaacagggatggagagggagctggtgaggtaggctggtcaatacatatactgaacagggatggagagggagctggtgaggtaggctggtcaatacatatactgaacagggatggagagggagctggtgaggtaggctggtcaatacatatactgaacagggatggagagggagctggtgagGTAGGCTGGTCAATACATAAACTgaacagggatggagagggagctggtgaggtaggctggtcaatacatatactgaacagggagggagagtgagctGGTGAGGTAGGCTGGTCAATACATAAACTgaacagggatggagagggagctggtgagGTAGGCTGGTCAATACATAAACTgaacagggatggagagggagctggtgaggtaggctggtcaatacatatactgaacagggatggagagggagctggtgaggtaggctggtcaatacatatactgaacatgTAACCACAGTAATGGGGGTCAGTAAATCAATGATTAAAAATGTAATATTGACAAATTAAACAGAAATTGTAGACCTTTAATATTTTCCAACATGTCAACAGACACTTAACTTCAATTAAGCCTGAAACATTTCACAATGTTAACTTTCTCTTTATCCCTGGTTGATGTACATTTCAGAGCCTCTTCAGTGTGGATGGGGAATAGCatacattttcaacaacaaagactGCACTTCCAGTTTGTGTTCTTTACTCTGTTGAACTCTTTTGTCTTCATTCCTAGTTACAGCACATGGAACCACCGttggcatgcaaaacattcaatcaaaacaaaacaaagcctaacatgtgtcacgccctggccttagttatctttgttttgtttattattttagttaggtcagggtgtgacatgggggatgtatgtgttttgtattgtctagggttttttgtatgtttatggggcagtgtctagtctaggtgtatgtatgtctatggttgcctagattggttctcaattagagacagctgtctatcgttgtctctgattgggaaccatatttaggcagccatattcattaggtagtttgtgggtgattgtctatgtctatgttgcatgtatgcacattgtttatatagcttcacgttcgtcggtttgttgtttttgtttagtttgtaaagtgttcttcgtttcgtcttcgttaaataaattcaagtatgtattcaaaccacgctgcgctttggtccgatccttgctcctcctcagacgaggaggattacgacatTCGTGACAACATGTTATAAATAATATCAAATATCAATGCAGTATGACGAATGACGAATTAGCCATCCATTGTGTTATATCATAAAATGTCTGACATGCCGTCACTGTTGTCAAAAGATTATAAACATGTTAAATAAAGTTACTAACCCAGTCAGTCTTTGGGCCACATCCAGGTTCTTTATCAGTGGCACACAGGAAGCGTTTGTTGGCTTTGTTGAACTCTGAAATCATAGGCATGAACTGAACATATGGCTGTccaacacaactacataaaaataaagaatttacatttactttgaattAAATGTCATTACATACCAGACATTTTTACTATATCCTCAGCCATTTCTTTTTGCAGTTGCTCCATGTGTTTTTGAAGGTTCCATATCAATTTGGGAGGGGATGTTGGGGAAGTTCTGTGCAACTTCCTTGGCCATCTACACCAAAAAATAAAATAGAGTTTTTGACCTAATTGTCACATAACAGCTAACCAATCATTATTGAAAATATAACTATCAAACCTGCATTACAGGTTGGCTCTCTcattattgagtaatacaggaaattaccacgacagttgccacaaagagggatttagaaaaattacaattggctcagaacagggcaacagggctggcccttaaatgtacacagagagctaacattaataatatgcatatcaatctctcatggctcaaagtggaggagagactgACTTCATCAcgaagaagtgttgacaagctgtaagcaccgagctgtctgtttaaactactaacacacagctcagacacccatacataccccacaagacatgtcaccagaggtctgtttaaactactagcacacagctcagacacccatgcataccccacaagacatgccaccagaggtctgtttaaactaccagcacacagctcagacacccatacataccccacaagacatgccaccagaggtctgtttaaactactaagcacacagctcagacacccatgcataccccacaagacatgtcaccagaggtctgtttaaactaccagaacacagctcagacacccattcataccccacaagacatgccaccagaggtctgtttaaactactaacacacagctcagacacccatgcataccccacaagacatgccaccagaggtctgtttaaactactaacacacagctcagacacccgatgcataccccacaagacatgtcaccagaggtctgtttaaactactaagcacacagctcagacacccatgcataccccacaagacatgtcaccagaggtctgtttaaactactaacacacagctcagacaccgatgcataccccacaagacatgtcaccagaggtctgtttaaactactaacacacagctcagacacccatacataccccacaagacatgccaccagaggtctgtctaaactactggcacacagctcagacacccattcatacccgacaagacatgtcaccagaggtctgtttaaactactagcacacagctcagacacccatgcataccccacaagacatgtcaccagaggtcttttcacaatgcccaagtccagaacagactatgggaggcacacagtactacatagagccatgactacatggaactctattcaaatcaaattttattggtcacatacacatatttagcagatgttattgcaggtgtagcaaaattcttgtgttcctagctccaacagtgcaataatatctaacaattcacaacaatacacacaaatctgaaAGTAAAAGAATGGCGTTAAGAAATATGTTAATATTAGaacgagcaatgttggagtggcattgactacaatacagtagaatcaaatcaaatcaaatgtatttatatagcccttcttacatcagctgatatctcaaagtgctgctcaatgtacagtatatacatatgaaatgagtaaagcagtatataaacattattaaagtgaccagtgattccatgtctatgtatagagggcagcagcctctaaggtgcagggtggagtaacattattaaagtgaccagtgattccatgtctatgtatagagggcagcagcctctaaggtgcagggtggagtaacattattaaagtgtgattccatgtctatgtatagagggcagcagcctctaaggtgcagggtggagtaacattattaaagtgaccagtgattccatgtctatgtatagagggcagcagcctctaaggtgcagggtggagtaacattattaaagtgaccagtgattccatgtctatgtatagagggcagcagcctctaaggtgcagggtggagtaacattattaaagtgaccagtgattccatgtctatgtatagagggcagcagcctctaaggtgcagggttgagtaacattattaaagtgaccagtgattccatgtctatgtatagagggcagcagcctctaaggtggagggttgagtaacattattaaagtgtgattccatgtctatgtatatggggcagcagcctctaaggtgtagggtggagtaacattattaaagtgaccagtgattccatgtctatgtatatggggcagcagcctctaaggtgtagggtggagtaacattattaaagtgaccagtgattccatgtctatgtatagagggcagcagcctctaaggtggagggtggagtaacattattaaagtgaccagtgattccatgtctatgtatagagggcagcagcctctaaggtgcagggtggagtaacattattaaagtgaccagtgattccatgtctatgtatagagggcagcagcctctaaggtgcagggtggagtaacattattaaagtgaccagtgattccatgtctatgtatagagggcagcagcctctaaggtgcagggtggagtaacattattaaagtgaccagtgattccatgtctatgtatagagggcagcagcctctaaggtgcagggttgagtaacattattaaagtgaccagtgattccatgtctatgtatagaggg is part of the Salvelinus namaycush isolate Seneca unplaced genomic scaffold, SaNama_1.0 Scaffold1862, whole genome shotgun sequence genome and harbors:
- the wdr93 gene encoding WD repeat-containing protein 93 — encoded protein: MPVYIRKGPADIPEPSDSGRGDDEEELFLSDPDQVQDQLPQPFRMIDKVLDRLVDRAWDFISERETVRVTEQANTTIPIMQVSGDVKLPVRTNCMACSEDGRYIFLGHPHGLSVMAQPQGISSSSSPYCVPVWQEDQVEITSLHITCLGEMAYLLASLDDMGRCWK